From a region of the Streptomyces caniferus genome:
- a CDS encoding ABC transporter permease, with amino-acid sequence MSVVPAQAVAGAVPGTSGARPEEAAPLAPRARLVPALVAVYRAQLSRARVARIPLLFVATFQSIGIMVLLRGVVDGGDAARSVVSGSSVLVVAFVALNLLAQYFGQLRAGGGLDHYATLPVPPAAVVLGAAAAYASFTVPGTVVTAVTGCVLFQLPMAHLWVLAAVLPLAGAALAGLGAALGLLAPRPELATLCGQLGMSAALLLGVLPAERMPEVIGWARDLLPSTYGVEALARSFDPHPDWVAVGADLGVCAAVGVLSLAVATWAYRRAASR; translated from the coding sequence GTGAGTGTGGTTCCCGCGCAGGCGGTGGCCGGGGCGGTCCCGGGCACGAGCGGGGCGCGGCCCGAGGAGGCCGCCCCGCTGGCGCCGCGCGCCCGTCTGGTGCCCGCGCTGGTCGCCGTCTACCGTGCCCAGCTCTCCCGGGCCCGGGTCGCACGGATCCCGCTGCTGTTCGTCGCCACCTTCCAGTCCATCGGGATCATGGTCCTGCTGCGCGGGGTGGTCGACGGCGGGGACGCGGCCCGGTCCGTGGTCTCCGGCTCCAGCGTGCTGGTCGTCGCCTTCGTGGCGCTCAACCTCCTCGCCCAGTACTTCGGCCAGCTGCGGGCCGGCGGCGGGCTCGACCACTACGCCACGCTGCCGGTGCCGCCGGCCGCCGTGGTGCTCGGCGCCGCCGCCGCGTACGCCTCCTTCACCGTGCCGGGGACGGTGGTCACCGCGGTCACCGGCTGTGTGCTCTTCCAGCTGCCGATGGCCCACCTGTGGGTGCTGGCCGCCGTGCTCCCGCTCGCCGGGGCGGCACTGGCCGGTCTCGGCGCGGCCCTCGGCCTGCTCGCGCCCCGGCCCGAACTCGCCACGCTCTGCGGCCAGTTGGGCATGTCCGCGGCGCTGCTGCTGGGGGTGCTGCCGGCCGAGCGGATGCCCGAGGTGATCGGCTGGGCCCGCGATCTGCTGCCCTCGACCTACGGCGTGGAGGCGCTGGCGCGCAGCTTCGACCCGCATCCCGACTGGGTTGCGGTCGGCGCCGACCTGGGGGTCTGCGCGGCCGTGGGAGTGCTCTCGCTGGCCGTCGCCACATGGGCGTACCGCCGGGCGGCGTCCCGATGA
- a CDS encoding ABC transporter ATP-binding protein — translation MRGRRGAARATAVRANDGITLDVRRGEIFGLLGPNGAGKSTLVRQLTGLLRPDSGSISVLGHDLVRHPERAARLLGYLGQESTALDEMTVALAVETTGRLRGLGAREARAERDDVIGELGLGDLTGRALKKLSGGQRRLACLATALIGERPLLVLDEPTTGMDPVARRAVWAAVDRRRAERGATVVLVTHNVLEAESVLDRVAVIDRGRVIACDTPGGLKEMVSEEVRLELVWRDRPPLEVPEVAVLEAVAHTSGRRWTLRLPADRARSAVAAVTAGPAFAALDDFTLATPSLEDVYLALGGRAEGLVKA, via the coding sequence ATGCGCGGGCGCCGCGGGGCGGCACGGGCGACCGCCGTACGCGCCAACGACGGCATCACCCTGGACGTGCGCCGCGGCGAGATCTTCGGGCTGCTCGGCCCCAACGGGGCCGGCAAGTCCACCCTGGTCCGCCAGCTGACCGGACTGCTGCGCCCGGACTCCGGCAGCATCTCCGTACTGGGCCACGACCTGGTGCGTCACCCGGAGCGGGCCGCCCGGCTGCTGGGCTACCTGGGCCAGGAGTCCACCGCCCTGGACGAGATGACGGTCGCGCTGGCCGTGGAGACCACCGGACGGCTGCGCGGGCTCGGTGCCCGCGAGGCGCGCGCCGAGCGGGACGACGTGATCGGCGAGCTGGGCCTCGGGGACCTCACCGGACGGGCCCTGAAGAAGCTGTCCGGCGGGCAGCGGCGGCTGGCCTGCCTGGCCACCGCGCTGATCGGCGAGCGGCCGCTGCTGGTGCTGGACGAGCCGACCACCGGGATGGACCCGGTCGCACGGCGCGCCGTGTGGGCCGCGGTGGACCGGCGCCGGGCCGAGCGCGGCGCCACGGTGGTGCTGGTGACCCATAACGTCCTGGAGGCCGAGAGCGTGCTCGACCGGGTCGCGGTGATCGACCGGGGCCGCGTCATCGCCTGCGACACGCCCGGCGGACTCAAGGAAATGGTGAGCGAGGAGGTCCGGCTGGAGCTGGTGTGGCGCGACCGCCCGCCGCTGGAGGTGCCCGAGGTCGCCGTCCTCGAAGCCGTCGCGCACACCTCCGGCCGCCGCTGGACCCTGCGCCTGCCCGCCGACCGCGCCCGGTCCGCCGTGGCCGCGGTCACCGCGGGACCCGCCTTCGCGGCCCTGGACGATTTCACGCTGGCCACGCCCAGCCTGGAGGACGTGTACCTGGCCCTGGGGGGCCGGGCGGAGGGGCTGGTCAAGGCGTGA